Sequence from the Nitrosospira multiformis genome:
TCCCAGGTTCGAATAGCCAAGAAGTGTGCGCACGGGAAACCCGTCGCCGACCCAATGGCGTTCTGTACTACGTTGGATCCGATGCAGTTTCTTGATTGATAGTTCAGATTTTATTGCCGACATTAGCTATCTCCTCTCGAATTTTTTAACGCGCCGGCAGCAAGATACCGGATGGTACACTTGCCAAGTCCGGGTAGCGGTTTGGTCCATTAATTTCATCATGTGCTTTAATATAGTCTATTAAAGGTTAGCGTACTCTTCTCCGGATGGGTGCGGAATCGGTCTTTCTTCGAAATCAGCGTTCGGAAAAACAGAACAATGCAAATTCGACTTGATGATATTCTGGCCTTTCTGCAAGCGATGGAAACCGGGAGCATCAGTGCCGCGGCCCAGCGCATGGGCTTGTCAAAGTCTGTCATCAGCAAACGCATTACCGATCTGGAGGTTGTGTTGAAGGTCGAACTGCTGCATCGCTCGACGCGCGGAGTGGTCCCGACGGACAAGGGGGCCGCGTTCTATCAGCGTGCACGCTCAATTATGCAGCAGCTTGACCAGGCGGCGGAAGAACTCATCGAGCAGGATGGCGAGTTCTGCGGATCGTTGCGGATTGCCGCCCCCATGACCTTTGGAACCACCTACCTTGGGCCGATCCTGTTCGCTTTCATCAGCCGCCACCCGCGCTTGGGACTTGCGCTGGATCTTGACGACCGGATTACCGACTTGCCCGGCGAAGGCTACGATCTGGGAGTTCGTATCGGGCGGCTGCATGACTCGTCGCTTGCAGCCCGCAAGCTGGCGATAAGCCGTCGCGTGGTGTGTTGCAGTCCTGCCTATGCCCAACGTGCCGGTCTGCCGGCAATGATCGAGGAATTGGCGGGCCATGCATGCATCGGTTACGCCAATGTGTCAGCCAGTCACATCTGGCAGTTCGAGCCCGCAGAGGCTGGGGGTATGCCCCGCTCACTGGTGGTACGTAGCCGGATCGTCGCCAATAATGGTGAATCGATACGGGATGCGGCTATCGCGGGGCTTGGTATTTCCATTCTTCCGGTCTTCATCGTCGCCAAAGCGCTGGCAAGCGGTCAACTTATCAACGCGCTGCCGGATGCATGCCCGGTTGCAGACACGATCTACGCGGTCTATCCGCAAAACCGCCATCTTCCGGCGAAGGTTCGTGCCGTCATTGATCACCTAGTTGCGGTATTCGAGGGAGATCCTCCATGGGAGCGAGAATTGAACTCGACATAAATTTTTCCATTACTGCTGCGTGAGACGCTCTATAGAGGTAACCTCAGGTATCTATACCTGTACCAGGCTGCACTCAGTACATTTACGCCATGCGGCATTCGCAAATAGCCTATTTTTCAGATTCTCAACACAATAGAAAGACGCCATGATAAAAATCATCGGGATTACCCAAAATGCATGGCTACCCGTGCTGCGTACATTAGGCACGCGCCCGTGGTTCGGGGGACGGCTGCTGGTATCACGAGCGCAGCACGTCTTCAACGAATCGGCGAAATGGTAGACGAAGCAGCGTGTAAGCAGCTTCGGGATTTTCTTGTCGGGTTTATCGAGTTCGTTCAAACCAGTAGAAAACTGCAAAGCTAAAATAATGAGTTCTTATCCGAAATCTTTCCACGGCAAATCATTATGACAACTCCGAATATGAAGCGAAGGCAATGCCTGATTGGCGCCTGCGGTTTAGGTCTGGGAATGGCCTTGGGCGCCGCGGCCGAAGTCCCTCCACCAGGATCAATCGACACGGAGCCTTATCCGCGTGACGCGGGTGAGGCACTGGCACGATTGAAGAAAGGAAACCAGCGTTTCATAGATGATAAGCCGCTTCATGATCGACAGGAGTCTTCCTGGCGCAGCCTCCTCGTCGAGACCCAGAAACCATTCGCCACCGTTCTGGGTTGTAGCGATTCGCGCGTGCCGCCTGAACTCATCTTCGATGTCGGATTTGGCGAGCTCTTCACGATTCGGCTAGCCGGCAATATTATCGCGCGAGATGTGATCGGCTCCTTGCAATATGCCGTGCGTCATCTACATACCCCGCTGGTGGTTGTGCTGGGGCATGAAAGTTGCGGTGCCGTCACTGCCACCGTGGACGAGATGCTCCATAAGCCTACGGAACCGGAATATATCGGGGCGCTAATCCAATTGATCAAGCCCGGGCTAGGAGAACTCGATCTGAAGCTGGGCCGGGACACACTGCTGCGCGCCGCCGTGGAAGCGAACGTCCGCTGGTCCATGCGGCAACTCGCCACGCTTCCGGAGGGGGAACGAGCGCTCCGGGAAGGACGCGTGACCATGGTGGGAGGCGTTTATGAGTTGGCGACGGGGCACGTTCGTTTTCTAAACTAGGGCCTGTTAACACTTATTTCGCACCCGCGTTGCTACACAAAAAACGCGGAGGCAAGGCACGAAGCGCAGGCCATAGCGGGCCTATGGCCAAGCTTTGCAACGCGGCATCCGCGTTTTTTGTGCGCAACCCGAAGGGACGGGAGGGATTTCATCCAGCCCTTCGTTACTCGCCGCTTACGGAGGCCTGCTCCGCCGCGCGGCTCATGTCTCGTGCTGGATGAAATCCGTCGCCGTCGCGGGTGCAAAATAAGTGTTAACAGGCCCTAGATCCATACATTATCTCATCCATTTTTGGTATTTCCATTCTTCCGGTCTTCATCGTCGCCAAAGCGCTGGCGAACGGTCAACTTATCAATACTCTGCCGAATGCATGCCCGGTTGCAGATACGATCTATGCGGTCTATCCGCGAAACCACCATCTTCCGGCGAAGGTTCGTGCCGTCATTGAGCACCTGCTTGGGTATTCGAGGGAGATCCTCCACGGAAGCGAGAATTGAACTCGGCATAAATTTTTCTTATTATCACCGGTAAGAAGCCGCTCATTAAACCAGAATTCGGCGATTGGACAGGGTGAATCCGCTTCAGAGCGAGATATTCCGCGCAAGAAGCGCGAGCCTGAGATTATCGGTAAACGTGGAAGAAAAAAAAGTTGGCTGGCTTGCCCTGAATGAGGCTGGCTGGCTGAAAGGCCATTGGGTAGGAGAACCCAGTGGCAACGGATAAACTTACGTGAGCGTTGGGATCTCAACACCGCCATTCGGATGGGCTTCCGGACGAGCTTCCAATTGGCGATTGTTGATTTTCATGAAATCTGCACTATGCTGGCAACAGGCGAACTCCATTTACTTACCATTAATTACAGGGTTTCTCTAATCAATAATGATAATGATTCTTATTATAATTATTAATCTGGAAAAAGCAAGGCTTTTCTGCAATTTCTGTCACATGGACGTAACAATATCGTGTCAACGTTCCAATAACTATGACAATGAGCATGAACTCGCCGCGTAAAGACAATAAAATCTTGCCATCCGGATATGGCAAAAAGGATCCAAAAGATCCATATGCTGACCTATTGCGAGAACTGGCCGCACTGCATCAGGATTTGACAGTAATGGAAAGCGAGTCCGCCGGAATGTTACAGAAGGTGGATGCGCGCCATCGGGCCAGTGCGATCAATCTGATTCATTATTTGGGCTTGCGGCGGCGCGATGTTCGTCCCTTGCAGGAAAAGCTCGCGGCGGCTGGACTCTCATCCATGGGGCGAGCGGAGTCGCATGTCTTGAGCAACCTGGATGCCATCATTATTCTGTTGCGGCGCGCGATGGGCGAACAGAGGCTGCAATCCCCTCCTTCTCCCGGCGATCCCGCGGCAGCGGGTCCCTCGCTGCTCGAAACCAACGCCAATAATCTGCTTGGCAAACCTCCACCGCAGAGGCGCGTACGTATTTTGGTCACGTTGCCGGGCGATGTCGCGGACAACTATGCATTGATCAAAGATATGCTGCTGCAAGGTATGGACTGTGCCCGAATCAATTGCGCGCATGATGATGCTGCCGTCTGGGCGCGCATGATCAAACAAATCAAACGCGCTCGACGCGAAACAGGACGCTACTGCCGCATCCTGATGGATTTGGGCGGCCCGAAAATACGTACCGGAGAAATTTCACCCGGCCCCGCGGTGCTAAGATGGCAGCCGAAACGCGACGCGTACGGCAAAGTGACAGAACCCGCCCGCATTTGGATACATCCGGAGGAGGGAGCCTCTGCCTGCCCCGTGCATGCCCATGCCTGCTTTTCCGTCAAGGGGGACTGGCTGGCGCAGGCAACGGCACGCGACAGGATCGAATTCACCGATGCTCGCGGCGCATTGCGCAACCTGCAATTGGTCGGACAGGCCGGAAACGGTTACTGGGCGGAATCCACACAGACTGCATACATTAAGCCCGGCCTGAAACTTTACTTGTTGCGAGTACCCTCCTCCGGACATCCGCGCGGAACGGGTTATGCCGGTGAGATAGGCATGCTGCCCCAGGCACCCGCAACAATCCGGCTGTATAGAGGCGACAGCCTGATCATAACGCGCGACCCGGTCCCCGGCCTTTCCGCCCGGTTCGACGAAAGCAGCCAACTGTTGCGCGCGGCCAGCATTGCCTGTTCATTACCGGAGATCTTTGCGGCCGTTAACCCCGGTGAACGCATCCTGATCGACGATGGCCGCATCGGCGGCGTAATCCGCAGTGTCACTGCCGGCGAAATCCTGGTTGAAATCACCCAGGCGCGCGACGGTGGAGAAAAACTGCTCGCCGACAAGGGTATCAACCTGCCGGATAGCCAGCTTGATCTGATTGGTCTGACGGCCCAGGACATCATCGATCTGGAATTCATTGCACATCAGGCAGATATGGTTGGGCTTTCCTTTGTACGGCGGCCCGCGGATATCACATTGTTGCAGCAGCATCTGAAACGTCTTGATGCCGGCAAGCTGGGAATCGTGATCAAGATCGAAACACGCGCCGCTTTCGAACAATTGCCGGAACTGATGTTTACCCTGCTAAGCTCCCCGGTGGTGGGAGTCATGATCGCGCGTGGCGATCTGGCAGTGGAATGCGGCTATGAGCGACTGGCGGAATTGCAGGAAGAAATTTTATGGTTGGCCGAGGCGGCGCATCTTCCGGTAATCTGGGCCACTCAGGTACTGGAAGGATTGGCCAAAACCGGCAAACCCAGCCGTGCCGAAGTCACTGACGCAGCCATGGGGGAGCGTGCCGAGTGCGTGATGCTCAACAAGGGCCCGCACATTATCGAGGCGATCCAGATGCTGGACAATATTCTGCAACGCATGCAGGCGCACCAGTGGAAAAAGCGGTCGTTGTTGCGGAGACTGCATTGGTAACAGAATAGCGGTAAATAGCCATGCGAGATTAAAACCGGCTACGGTTATCCAAAATTAACTCTCTGCCATCGGCATCCCCAGAATTTTTCCGTGTGATCACCAGCGTGTTTGCAAAAAAGCTTGCTTTCCACCCATTATTAAATATAATAAGAATCATTATCATTATTGATTACAGAGATTTATTGATAAGCTATTGAATCAGACCGCCGTATTCCACCAGGTTGGATCAATGCTATGTATCTATGTATATACGCGAGGCGAATAATTTCGGTTGTTTTCATAGTTCCACATATGAACGCGAGACTTTTCAGACCATCAAACCGAATGTCTTGTCACATAACTTTGACTGGAACGTAATCAGATTGTCATTTCTTTTCCCTATGCTTGCCTCTATCAGACATGCACCTTGTGATTCAAGGAAGGATAAAGGATAGCCCACCACATGGAATCGCCAATGTGAGACCCGCCATATGGTGACGCCCGAAGTTTGCACTGGTTCAGATCAGTTGGTTCGCTAATTCCAATTTATGATTTGAATATGACTAATAAATCAATACGGGCACGGTGTTGCAATGTAATCTAATCAATAACCTGTTCTCTTGATATAACCAACCAGGAACAATTCGCCGGCCATGAGTCTTTTCTCTTCACTCTCTCCTGACCATCTTCAGCGTTACGCCCGCATCATCCAGGAAGGGATCGCGGTACGCAGTCATTTCGACCTTTTGAAATGGCTGCAAGGCGAGATGCAGCATTACCTGCCTCATGAAATCATGCTTGCCGCCTGGGGTGATTTTGAATCCAATTTAATTCGGCACGACATTGTTTCCACACTGCCTGGAGTCAGGACCGATCATTTGAACCCGGCACGTTTTTCTCCACTACTGGGGGATTTCCATAATCGCTGGATTGAACGAGGCAAGACTCCGTATACGCTGGATATTGGCGCGTCAGGCATTCTGTTTGAAAGCTGGAGACTACGGTGCTCCCTTGGCAGAGCATTGCAAGGCATGCGTTCTTCCCTGCTGCACGGCATCAGTGACAGGCGCGGGCATCATGATTGCCTTTACATTATTTTCAGTTCGCAAGACAAACTCGATAGCTCCAAGCTCAGCGCAATGGAAATCCTGCTGCCTTATCTCGATACCGCATTGCGCAGCGTGGCGCCTCTACCGCACCATCCACCGCTGCTGGCGGATTCTCCGGAAAGCGAAGACCATGGATTGAGCGAGCGTGAAAGCGAAATAATGAACTGGGTCAAGATGGGCAAAACCAATGGCGAAATTGGCAGCATCCTCTCCATCAGCGCCTTCACCGTAAAAAACCACATGCAGCGCATCTTCAAAAAACTTGATGTTTATAACCGGATGCAAGCCGTTTCCAAAATAGAGCGCAGCCTCAGCCATGGCTGAAGCCAACCCGACATTTTCTGCTTCTACGGTTTCCACCCATGCCAAGGGACCGCTTGGCAACAACATGCTGAGCACTGTCGAGGCCATTCTCGACCCCGCGGCATTGATACTTTCACTCTGGCTGGTGAGCACCAGCATTGAAGGAGGGGTGCCGCCTCCCTATATGATTCTCGCATTGATCGTGTTCTCGATCACCTTTCCCGGTACTTCGCGCCTGCAATCTTCTGTTATGGGGCTGGTCATCGACACTCTCTACAGCTGGTTCTGGGTAGTATTACTGTTGCTTTTCCTGGGCGTTGCCACCGGCTATATGGATGAATTCTCCAGCGAGGCGCTGATCACGTGGCTCTGGGTGGCGCCACTGAGCCAGGTCGGCACTCATCTGGCGCTGCGGGCCAGCGCGCCCTTTCTGCTGATGCTGCAAGGGCCGCCGCAGCGCGCCATCATCGTCGGCATGAACGATCAGGGCGCCGCGCTGGCCAGCCGTATTCACGAGACGCGCTATTCGAAAATTGAACTGGCCGGGTTTTTCGATGATCGCAGTCTGAACCGGCTCAACCAGGCCGCAAACAGCGAGTTGCTCGGCAGACTGCGCGAGCTTCCCGGTTTCGTCAAGGAAAACCGCATCCAGTACATCTATCTGTCGCTGCCGATGGCCTCGCAGCCGCGCATTCTCCATGTGCTCGACGAACTGAAAGACACCACCGCCTCCATCTACTTCGTGCCCGACATGTTCATCACCGACCTTATCCAGGGCCGCAGCGGAGCCGTTTGCGGCACGCCGGTCATCTCCGTGTGCGAATCGCCTTTCACCGGTTCCAACGGAATCATCAAGCGGGCCAGCGATATCGTCCTCTCTCTGCTCATCCTGATGCTGATCTCGCCGCTTCTGCTGATCATCGCCCTGGCCATCAAGCTGGATTCCCCCGGTCCCGTCATTTTCAAACAGCGCCGCTACGGCCTCGATGGAGAAGAAATCCTGGTCTACAAATTCCGCTCGATGCGGGTGTGCGAAGATGGCGAGACCATTCACCAGGCAAAAAAAGGCGATAGCCGCATCACGCGCATCGGTGCTTTTCTGCGCAAGAGCTCACTGGACGAATTGCCGCAGTTCATCAACGTCCTGCAGGGGCGCATGAGTATCGTCGGGCCCCGGCCGCACGCCGTGGCGCACAACGAAATCTACCGCAATCTGATCAAAGGCTACATGATCCGCCACAAGGTCAAGCCCGGCATCACCGGCTGGGCCCAGGTCAACGGCTACCGCGGTGAAACCCGGA
This genomic interval carries:
- a CDS encoding carbonic anhydrase, giving the protein MTTPNMKRRQCLIGACGLGLGMALGAAAEVPPPGSIDTEPYPRDAGEALARLKKGNQRFIDDKPLHDRQESSWRSLLVETQKPFATVLGCSDSRVPPELIFDVGFGELFTIRLAGNIIARDVIGSLQYAVRHLHTPLVVVLGHESCGAVTATVDEMLHKPTEPEYIGALIQLIKPGLGELDLKLGRDTLLRAAVEANVRWSMRQLATLPEGERALREGRVTMVGGVYELATGHVRFLN
- a CDS encoding pyruvate kinase is translated as MNSPRKDNKILPSGYGKKDPKDPYADLLRELAALHQDLTVMESESAGMLQKVDARHRASAINLIHYLGLRRRDVRPLQEKLAAAGLSSMGRAESHVLSNLDAIIILLRRAMGEQRLQSPPSPGDPAAAGPSLLETNANNLLGKPPPQRRVRILVTLPGDVADNYALIKDMLLQGMDCARINCAHDDAAVWARMIKQIKRARRETGRYCRILMDLGGPKIRTGEISPGPAVLRWQPKRDAYGKVTEPARIWIHPEEGASACPVHAHACFSVKGDWLAQATARDRIEFTDARGALRNLQLVGQAGNGYWAESTQTAYIKPGLKLYLLRVPSSGHPRGTGYAGEIGMLPQAPATIRLYRGDSLIITRDPVPGLSARFDESSQLLRAASIACSLPEIFAAVNPGERILIDDGRIGGVIRSVTAGEILVEITQARDGGEKLLADKGINLPDSQLDLIGLTAQDIIDLEFIAHQADMVGLSFVRRPADITLLQQHLKRLDAGKLGIVIKIETRAAFEQLPELMFTLLSSPVVGVMIARGDLAVECGYERLAELQEEILWLAEAAHLPVIWATQVLEGLAKTGKPSRAEVTDAAMGERAECVMLNKGPHIIEAIQMLDNILQRMQAHQWKKRSLLRRLHW
- the epsA gene encoding XrtB/PEP-CTERM-associated transcriptional regulator EpsA, with protein sequence MSLFSSLSPDHLQRYARIIQEGIAVRSHFDLLKWLQGEMQHYLPHEIMLAAWGDFESNLIRHDIVSTLPGVRTDHLNPARFSPLLGDFHNRWIERGKTPYTLDIGASGILFESWRLRCSLGRALQGMRSSLLHGISDRRGHHDCLYIIFSSQDKLDSSKLSAMEILLPYLDTALRSVAPLPHHPPLLADSPESEDHGLSERESEIMNWVKMGKTNGEIGSILSISAFTVKNHMQRIFKKLDVYNRMQAVSKIERSLSHG
- a CDS encoding LysR family transcriptional regulator gives rise to the protein MQIRLDDILAFLQAMETGSISAAAQRMGLSKSVISKRITDLEVVLKVELLHRSTRGVVPTDKGAAFYQRARSIMQQLDQAAEELIEQDGEFCGSLRIAAPMTFGTTYLGPILFAFISRHPRLGLALDLDDRITDLPGEGYDLGVRIGRLHDSSLAARKLAISRRVVCCSPAYAQRAGLPAMIEELAGHACIGYANVSASHIWQFEPAEAGGMPRSLVVRSRIVANNGESIRDAAIAGLGISILPVFIVAKALASGQLINALPDACPVADTIYAVYPQNRHLPAKVRAVIDHLVAVFEGDPPWERELNST
- a CDS encoding undecaprenyl-phosphate glucose phosphotransferase, which encodes MLSTVEAILDPAALILSLWLVSTSIEGGVPPPYMILALIVFSITFPGTSRLQSSVMGLVIDTLYSWFWVVLLLLFLGVATGYMDEFSSEALITWLWVAPLSQVGTHLALRASAPFLLMLQGPPQRAIIVGMNDQGAALASRIHETRYSKIELAGFFDDRSLNRLNQAANSELLGRLRELPGFVKENRIQYIYLSLPMASQPRILHVLDELKDTTASIYFVPDMFITDLIQGRSGAVCGTPVISVCESPFTGSNGIIKRASDIVLSLLILMLISPLLLIIALAIKLDSPGPVIFKQRRYGLDGEEILVYKFRSMRVCEDGETIHQAKKGDSRITRIGAFLRKSSLDELPQFINVLQGRMSIVGPRPHAVAHNEIYRNLIKGYMIRHKVKPGITGWAQVNGYRGETRTLDKMQARIDHDLDYLRNWSLRLDLHIILKTVIVVFKDRAAY